The Stappia sp. genome window below encodes:
- the bfr gene encoding bacterioferritin, with amino-acid sequence MKGSEKVIERLNEALYLELGAVNQYWLHYRMLDDWGLTKLAKKEREESIEEMQHADKLVERILFLEGHPNLQKVAPLRIGQNVKEVLEADLAGEHDARASYAKSRDICHDEGDYVSMKIFEDLLADEEGHIDFLETQLELLDKIGAERYALLNSGSADEAE; translated from the coding sequence ATGAAGGGCAGTGAAAAGGTCATCGAGCGACTGAACGAGGCGCTCTATCTGGAGCTCGGGGCGGTCAATCAGTACTGGCTGCACTACCGCATGCTCGACGATTGGGGGCTGACCAAGCTCGCCAAGAAGGAGCGCGAGGAGTCGATCGAGGAAATGCAGCACGCCGACAAGCTCGTCGAGCGCATCCTCTTCCTCGAAGGACACCCGAATCTGCAGAAGGTCGCGCCGCTGCGCATCGGGCAGAACGTCAAGGAAGTGCTCGAGGCCGATCTCGCCGGCGAGCATGACGCGCGCGCCTCCTACGCCAAGTCGCGCGACATCTGCCATGACGAGGGCGACTATGTCTCGATGAAGATCTTCGAGGATCTGCTGGCCGACGAGGAAGGCCACATCGACTTCCTCGAGACCCAGCTCGAGCTTCTCGACAAGATCGGCGCCGAGCGCTACGCGCTGCTCAACTCCGGCTCGGCCGACGAAGCCGAATAA
- the urtD gene encoding urea ABC transporter ATP-binding protein UrtD produces the protein MTVTDTLLYLDGVSVSFDGFKALNNLSFLIGRGEMRAIIGPNGAGKTTMMDVITGKTRPDTGDLTFKGGIDLTAHDEAEIAGFGIGRKFQKPTVFESHTVETNIALALKAPRTPWATLFHRRTREETARIDDLLTLIRLAERRGDLAGNLSHGQKQWLEIGMLLAQDPELLLIDEPAAGMTDAETAATATLLRDISATHSVVVVEHDMEFVRALDVKVTVLHEGSVLAEGSLDHVSNDQRVIDVYLGR, from the coding sequence ATGACCGTGACCGACACGCTTCTCTACCTCGACGGCGTCAGCGTCTCCTTCGACGGCTTCAAGGCGCTCAACAACCTCTCCTTTCTGATCGGGCGCGGCGAGATGCGCGCCATCATCGGCCCCAACGGCGCCGGCAAGACGACCATGATGGACGTGATCACCGGCAAGACCCGCCCCGACACCGGCGACCTCACCTTCAAGGGCGGGATCGATCTGACCGCGCATGACGAGGCGGAGATCGCCGGCTTCGGCATCGGGCGGAAATTCCAGAAGCCGACGGTCTTCGAAAGCCACACCGTGGAGACCAACATCGCGCTGGCGCTCAAGGCCCCGCGCACGCCCTGGGCGACGCTGTTTCACCGCAGGACCCGGGAAGAAACGGCGCGCATCGACGATCTGCTGACGCTGATCCGCCTCGCCGAGCGGCGCGGCGATCTCGCCGGCAACCTCAGCCACGGCCAGAAGCAATGGCTGGAGATCGGCATGCTGCTCGCCCAGGACCCGGAACTGCTGCTCATCGACGAACCGGCCGCCGGCATGACCGACGCCGAGACGGCGGCAACGGCAACGCTGCTGCGCGACATTTCGGCGACCCATTCGGTCGTCGTGGTGGAACACGACATGGAGTTCGTGCGCGCCCTCGACGTGAAGGTGACCGTGCTGCACGAAGGCTCCGTTCTGGCGGAAGGCTCACTCGACCATGTCTCCAACGACCAGAGGGTGATCGATGTCTATCTCGGCCGCTGA
- a CDS encoding DUF2177 family protein yields MSYVIAYLATAVVFFGIDYVWLTRVAGSFYRDRLGALMADEVNFPVAGAFYAVYVVGIVIFAVSPALKSGQWQDALIYGLLFGFFAYATYDFTNLATLRDWPVVVTLVDVTWGTTVTGVSAWAGYMITRQFV; encoded by the coding sequence ATGTCTTATGTCATTGCTTATCTGGCGACGGCAGTCGTGTTTTTCGGGATCGACTATGTCTGGCTCACCCGGGTCGCCGGGTCGTTCTACCGCGACCGGCTGGGCGCGCTGATGGCCGACGAGGTCAATTTTCCCGTCGCGGGTGCCTTTTATGCCGTCTATGTGGTCGGCATCGTGATTTTTGCGGTGTCGCCGGCGCTCAAGTCCGGCCAGTGGCAGGACGCGTTGATCTACGGCCTGCTGTTCGGTTTCTTCGCCTATGCCACCTACGATTTCACCAATCTCGCCACCTTGCGCGACTGGCCCGTGGTGGTAACGCTGGTCGACGTGACCTGGGGCACGACGGTCACCGGCGTGTCGGCCTGGGCCGGCTACATGATCACGCGCCAGTTCGTCTGA
- the urtE gene encoding urea ABC transporter ATP-binding subunit UrtE, giving the protein MSISAADPAPETAPETARKTGPGTGIETAAARLAVERIDLHYGAAQALKAVSLEAVPGHVTCVMGRNGVGKTSTLRAISGQHPISSGKILWDGRDISRLTPYARARAGIALVPQGRDIFPLLSVKENLETGFSVLPRRDRKVPDTVFELFPVLKDMLRRRGGDLSGGQQQQLAIARAIVMRPRLLLLDEPTEGIQPSIIKDIGRAIAYLRDTGEMAIVLVEQYFEFARDLADRFAVMDRGEVVLAGDAHEMEERAVRAHLTV; this is encoded by the coding sequence ATGTCTATCTCGGCCGCTGACCCCGCCCCCGAGACTGCCCCCGAGACCGCCCGAAAGACCGGGCCCGGGACCGGGATCGAGACCGCCGCCGCCCGCCTCGCGGTGGAGCGGATCGACCTCCACTATGGCGCGGCCCAGGCCCTCAAGGCCGTGAGCCTGGAGGCGGTGCCGGGTCACGTCACCTGCGTGATGGGCCGAAACGGCGTCGGCAAGACGTCGACCTTGCGCGCGATTTCCGGCCAGCATCCGATCTCGTCCGGCAAGATCCTGTGGGACGGGCGCGACATCTCCCGCCTGACGCCCTATGCCCGCGCGCGCGCCGGCATCGCGCTGGTGCCGCAGGGGCGCGACATCTTCCCGCTGCTGAGCGTGAAGGAAAACCTGGAGACCGGTTTTTCCGTGCTGCCGCGCCGCGACCGGAAGGTGCCCGACACGGTGTTCGAGCTGTTCCCCGTGCTCAAGGACATGCTCCGGCGGCGCGGCGGCGATCTCTCCGGCGGCCAGCAGCAGCAGCTCGCGATCGCCCGCGCCATCGTCATGCGTCCGCGCCTGCTGCTGCTCGACGAGCCGACGGAAGGCATCCAGCCTTCGATCATCAAGGACATCGGCCGGGCGATCGCCTATCTGCGCGACACCGGCGAGATGGCGATCGTGCTGGTGGAGCAGTATTTCGAGTTCGCCCGCGATCTTGCCGACCGCTTCGCCGTCATGGACCGGGGCGAGGTCGTGCTCGCCGGCGACGCGCACGAAATGGAGGAGCGCGCCGTGCGCGCGCATCTCACCGTGTGA
- a CDS encoding SDR family oxidoreductase produces MAGAGDVALVTGASAGVGRACAIAFLKAGYRTVLAGRRADRLEETVALSGADADLALCVPCDVSDPVAVDDLFGAIADRFGRLDVVFNNAGTTVLGKPVGDLTFEDWRKVMSVNVDGAFLVARAAFNQMRAQDPQGGRIINNGSISAHVPRPGSAAYTASKHAITGLTRSISLDGRPFDIACGQIDIGNAASDMTAKMPDGVPQPDGSVRPEAVMDAAHVASSVLHMAALPLDANVQFMTVMATKMPYIGRG; encoded by the coding sequence ATGGCCGGAGCGGGCGACGTGGCATTGGTGACGGGGGCGAGCGCCGGGGTCGGGCGGGCCTGCGCGATTGCCTTTCTCAAAGCCGGATACAGGACGGTGCTGGCCGGGCGGCGGGCGGACAGGCTGGAGGAGACGGTTGCGCTTTCCGGCGCGGACGCCGATCTCGCGCTCTGCGTGCCCTGCGACGTGAGCGACCCGGTCGCCGTGGACGATCTCTTCGGCGCCATCGCGGACCGCTTCGGCCGGCTCGACGTCGTCTTCAACAATGCGGGCACCACAGTGCTGGGCAAGCCGGTCGGCGATCTCACCTTCGAGGACTGGCGCAAGGTGATGTCGGTGAATGTCGACGGCGCCTTTCTGGTCGCGCGCGCGGCCTTCAACCAGATGCGGGCGCAGGACCCGCAGGGCGGACGCATCATCAACAACGGCTCGATTTCCGCCCATGTGCCGCGCCCCGGCTCGGCCGCCTATACCGCGTCCAAGCACGCCATCACCGGGCTGACGCGCTCCATCTCGCTGGACGGCCGCCCCTTCGACATCGCCTGCGGACAGATCGACATCGGCAACGCGGCCTCCGACATGACGGCGAAGATGCCCGACGGCGTGCCGCAGCCGGACGGCTCCGTGCGCCCCGAGGCGGTGATGGATGCTGCCCATGTGGCGAGTTCCGTGCTGCACATGGCCGCGCTGCCGCTCGACGCCAACGTGCAGTTCATGACCGTGATGGCGACGAAAATGCCCTATATCGGGCGCGGCTGA
- a CDS encoding transposase, which translates to MAFLEHAPPHVVGIDVSKQTLAVSACRGNAARSVANTTRAIRKLVAGLPSGTLVVCEPTGGYERLLLVELRAAGVPCHRADTLKVKAFARSFGRLAKTDAIDAGLLAAYGQERWQRLSLHQPSGDTQARLAALVARRQDLMAIRVAELNRAKSPGCALIASSCKALLRTLDRQLAALDTAIDALCVRCRLLARRIALYRSLPGVGPRTAIALAATMPELGTMTGKQAASLAGLAPHPRDSGTLRGYRKTRGGRPQIRSLLFMAALGAARSKGPLKPFYQRLVENGKKKLVALTAVMRKIVVILNARMRDELNAMS; encoded by the coding sequence ATGGCTTTTCTGGAACATGCCCCACCCCATGTCGTCGGCATCGATGTCTCGAAGCAGACGCTGGCCGTCTCCGCCTGTCGCGGCAATGCGGCGCGCAGCGTCGCCAACACGACCCGCGCGATCCGCAAGCTCGTCGCCGGCCTGCCTTCCGGCACGCTGGTCGTCTGCGAGCCGACCGGCGGATATGAACGCCTGCTGCTGGTTGAACTCAGGGCCGCAGGGGTCCCCTGCCACCGGGCCGACACCTTGAAGGTCAAGGCTTTCGCACGCTCCTTCGGACGCCTGGCCAAGACCGACGCGATCGACGCCGGTCTGCTCGCCGCCTACGGGCAGGAGCGCTGGCAGCGCCTGTCGCTGCATCAGCCAAGCGGAGACACACAGGCCAGGCTGGCCGCGCTCGTGGCCCGTAGGCAGGATCTCATGGCGATCCGGGTCGCCGAGCTCAATCGGGCCAAGTCTCCGGGCTGCGCGTTGATTGCCTCTTCCTGCAAGGCGCTCCTGCGGACGCTGGACCGGCAACTGGCGGCGCTCGATACAGCCATCGACGCGCTGTGCGTCCGCTGCAGACTGCTTGCCCGGCGCATCGCTCTTTACCGCAGCCTTCCGGGCGTGGGGCCGCGAACCGCCATCGCACTCGCCGCCACCATGCCCGAACTGGGGACGATGACCGGCAAGCAGGCCGCCTCTCTCGCTGGCCTTGCTCCGCACCCCAGAGACAGCGGGACACTCCGGGGCTACAGAAAGACCCGCGGCGGACGCCCGCAGATCCGCTCCCTCCTGTTCATGGCCGCCCTTGGCGCGGCACGCAGCAAGGGCCCGTTAAAGCCCTTCTATCAACGACTTGTCGAAAACGGAAAGAAGAAGCTCGTCGCTCTCACGGCCGTCATGAGAAAGATCGTCGTCATCCTAAATGCACGCATGAGAGACGAACTCAACGCAATGAGTTGA
- a CDS encoding ATP-dependent RecD-like DNA helicase, with the protein MDWSPQQEAALAEVARWLKSRDKQVFRLFGFAGTGKTTLARHLADGIDGDVAFGAFTGKAAHVLRQKGCDGATTIHAMIYRPRGRKDEDEDEEEGALSFSINRDSVAAKASLIVIDECSMVDEDLGRDLLSFGTPVLVLGDPAQLPPVKGGGFFTEAEPDVMLTEVHRQARDNPIVHMSMLIREGEDLARGDYGDSRIISRREIDAGAILAADQVLVGTNRTRRLYNGRIRELKGFTTPMPAVGDKLVCLRNDKTKGLLNGGLWTVKRLRPSKGNTLRFDVKPEEGETRSKVVSVKVLPGLFEEGGEQIPYAMRRRSDEFDYGYALTVHKAQGSQWDDLVLFDESWAFREYRDRWLYTAVTRAAERITVVR; encoded by the coding sequence CGGCAAGACGACGCTCGCCCGCCATCTGGCGGACGGGATCGACGGCGACGTCGCCTTCGGGGCCTTCACCGGCAAGGCGGCGCATGTGCTGCGCCAGAAGGGCTGCGACGGGGCGACCACGATCCACGCGATGATCTACCGTCCGCGCGGGCGCAAGGACGAGGATGAGGACGAGGAGGAGGGCGCGCTCAGCTTCTCCATCAACCGCGATTCGGTCGCCGCCAAGGCGAGCCTCATCGTCATCGACGAATGCTCGATGGTCGACGAGGATCTGGGCCGCGATCTCCTGTCCTTCGGCACGCCGGTGCTGGTGCTGGGCGATCCGGCGCAGCTGCCGCCGGTGAAGGGCGGGGGCTTCTTCACCGAGGCCGAGCCCGACGTGATGCTCACCGAGGTGCACCGCCAGGCGCGTGACAATCCGATCGTCCACATGTCGATGCTGATCCGCGAGGGCGAGGATCTGGCGCGCGGCGACTATGGCGACAGCCGGATCATCTCGCGGCGCGAGATCGACGCCGGCGCGATCCTGGCCGCCGATCAGGTGCTGGTCGGCACCAACCGCACGCGCCGGCTCTACAACGGCCGCATTCGCGAGCTGAAGGGCTTCACCACGCCGATGCCGGCGGTCGGCGACAAGCTGGTGTGTCTCAGGAACGACAAGACCAAGGGGCTGCTCAATGGCGGGCTTTGGACGGTCAAGCGCCTGCGCCCGTCGAAGGGCAACACGCTGCGCTTCGACGTGAAGCCGGAGGAGGGCGAGACGCGCTCCAAGGTGGTGTCGGTCAAGGTGCTGCCCGGGCTCTTCGAGGAAGGGGGCGAGCAGATCCCCTATGCCATGCGCCGGCGCTCCGACGAGTTCGACTACGGCTATGCGCTCACCGTCCACAAGGCGCAGGGCTCGCAATGGGACGATCTGGTGCTCTTCGACGAGAGCTGGGCCTTCCGCGAGTATCGCGACCGCTGGCTCTACACGGCGGTGACGCGGGCGGCCGAACGCATCACGGTGGTGCGGTAA
- a CDS encoding Tex family protein, which translates to MTETASAPTSGAPNAKTAGLPPAVAARICRRIAEDLACRPEQVSATVELLDGGATVPFVARYRKEATGGLDDTQLRTLEERLGYLRELEDRRASIVASIDEQGKLDDDLAKKIAAADTKAQLEDLYLPFKKKRRTKAQIAREAGLEPLADRLLADPSRDPQTEAAGFLDADKGVADEKAALDGARQILMERFAENATLVGRLRDHLMRGAVVRSRVVEGQEEAGAKFSDYFDYSEKWADIPSHRALALLRGRNEGVLALDLAVDAEDPAPVPPVERMVRAAAGISDEGRPGDRWLCETARWAWKVKLALHLELDLMTRLRERAEDDAIQVFARNLKDLLLAAPAGATSVLGLDPGIRTGVKVAVVDATGKLVDTATIYPFQPRNDVSGARAALLALIAKHDIALIAIGNGTASRETDRLVADALGDVPVGRRPVKVIVNEAGASIYSASALAARELPDVDVSLRGAASIARRLQDPLAELVKIEPKSIGVGQYQHDVNQTKLARALDAVVEDAVNAVGVDLNTASAPLLTRVSGLSAGLAEAIVAHRDANGAFASRRDLLAVPRLGPKAFEQCAGFLRIANGTNPLDASAVHPEAYPVAERIVAACGRPLSEVMGNAAQLKALDPERFVDDTFGLPTVRDILAELEKPGRDPRPEFKTAKLTDGVETMADLKPGMSLEGTVTNVTNFGAFVDIGVHQDGLVHVSQIADRFVRDPSEVVKAGDIVRVRVMEVDMARKRIGLSMRKDAGTGDAAGGRPGADRGPGPKRGAGAKGAPGKGPAKGRGQGSGQRDAGGNGAMAAALAEAFNKKKR; encoded by the coding sequence ATGACCGAGACCGCGTCCGCCCCGACTTCCGGCGCCCCGAATGCGAAGACCGCCGGCCTGCCGCCGGCGGTGGCCGCCAGGATCTGCCGGCGCATCGCGGAGGATCTGGCGTGCCGGCCCGAACAGGTGTCGGCAACGGTGGAGCTGCTGGACGGCGGGGCGACGGTGCCCTTCGTCGCGCGCTACCGCAAGGAGGCGACCGGCGGGCTCGACGACACGCAGCTGCGCACGCTGGAGGAACGGCTCGGCTATCTGCGCGAGCTCGAGGACCGGCGCGCGTCGATCGTCGCCTCCATCGACGAACAGGGCAAGCTCGACGACGATCTGGCAAAGAAGATCGCCGCCGCCGACACCAAGGCGCAGCTTGAGGATCTCTATCTTCCCTTCAAGAAGAAGCGGCGCACCAAGGCGCAGATCGCGCGCGAGGCGGGGCTGGAACCGCTCGCCGACCGGCTGCTCGCCGATCCCTCCCGCGATCCGCAGACGGAGGCCGCCGGCTTCCTCGACGCGGACAAGGGCGTTGCGGACGAAAAGGCCGCGCTCGACGGCGCGCGCCAGATCCTGATGGAGCGTTTCGCCGAGAATGCCACGCTCGTCGGCCGGCTGCGCGACCATCTGATGCGCGGGGCCGTGGTGCGCTCGCGCGTGGTCGAGGGACAGGAGGAGGCCGGCGCCAAGTTCTCCGACTATTTCGACTATTCGGAAAAATGGGCCGACATCCCGAGCCACCGGGCGCTCGCCCTGCTGCGCGGACGCAACGAGGGCGTGCTGGCGCTCGATCTCGCGGTCGACGCGGAGGACCCCGCGCCCGTGCCGCCGGTGGAGCGCATGGTGCGGGCGGCGGCCGGGATCTCCGACGAGGGCCGGCCGGGCGACCGCTGGCTTTGCGAGACCGCGCGCTGGGCATGGAAGGTGAAGCTGGCGCTGCATCTGGAACTCGATCTGATGACGCGGCTGCGCGAACGCGCCGAGGACGACGCCATCCAGGTCTTCGCGCGCAACCTCAAGGATCTTCTGCTCGCCGCGCCGGCCGGGGCGACCTCCGTGCTCGGCCTCGATCCGGGCATCCGCACCGGGGTCAAGGTGGCGGTGGTCGACGCGACCGGCAAGCTGGTGGACACGGCCACCATCTACCCCTTCCAGCCGCGCAATGACGTCTCGGGCGCGCGCGCCGCGCTGCTGGCGCTGATCGCAAAGCATGACATCGCGCTGATCGCGATCGGCAACGGCACGGCGAGCCGCGAGACGGATCGCCTGGTCGCCGATGCGCTCGGCGACGTGCCGGTCGGCCGGCGCCCGGTCAAGGTGATCGTCAACGAGGCGGGCGCCTCGATCTATTCGGCGAGCGCGCTGGCGGCGCGCGAACTGCCCGACGTCGACGTGTCGCTGCGCGGCGCGGCCTCCATCGCCCGCCGTCTGCAGGACCCGCTCGCCGAACTGGTCAAGATCGAGCCCAAGTCCATCGGCGTCGGCCAGTATCAGCACGACGTCAACCAGACCAAGCTCGCCCGCGCGCTGGATGCGGTGGTGGAAGACGCGGTGAACGCCGTCGGCGTCGATCTCAACACCGCCTCGGCGCCTCTTCTCACGCGTGTCTCCGGCCTGTCGGCGGGGCTCGCGGAGGCCATCGTCGCCCATCGCGACGCCAATGGCGCCTTCGCCAGCCGCCGGGACCTGCTCGCCGTGCCGCGTCTGGGGCCCAAGGCATTCGAGCAATGCGCCGGCTTCCTGCGGATCGCCAACGGCACGAACCCGCTCGACGCCTCGGCCGTGCACCCGGAGGCCTATCCGGTGGCCGAGCGCATCGTCGCCGCCTGCGGACGGCCGCTCTCGGAGGTGATGGGCAATGCCGCGCAACTGAAGGCGCTCGACCCCGAGCGCTTCGTGGACGACACCTTCGGCCTGCCGACGGTGCGCGACATCCTGGCCGAGCTGGAAAAGCCCGGCCGCGATCCGCGACCCGAGTTCAAGACGGCGAAGCTGACGGACGGCGTGGAGACCATGGCGGACCTCAAGCCCGGCATGTCGCTGGAAGGGACCGTCACCAATGTCACCAACTTCGGCGCCTTCGTCGACATCGGCGTGCATCAGGACGGGCTGGTGCATGTCTCGCAGATCGCCGACCGTTTCGTGCGCGACCCGTCCGAGGTGGTGAAGGCCGGCGACATCGTGCGCGTGCGGGTGATGGAGGTCGACATGGCCCGCAAGCGTATCGGTCTTTCGATGCGCAAGGACGCGGGAACGGGCGATGCGGCCGGCGGCCGCCCCGGCGCGGATCGCGGACCGGGTCCGAAGCGCGGGGCGGGGGCGAAGGGCGCGCCCGGAAAAGGCCCGGCCAAGGGGCGGGGGCAGGGATCGGGCCAGCGCGACGCGGGCGGCAATGGCGCCATGGCCGCCGCCCTCGCCGAGGCCTTCAACAAGAAGAAGCGGTGA
- the urtC gene encoding urea ABC transporter permease subunit UrtC — translation MMHRYLAGGLTGGRLALLIALVALAILVPALNLALPESHPLHVPTYAVTLMGKYLTYALLALALDLVWGYCGILSLGHAAFFALGGYAMGMYLMRQIGSRGVYGDPLLPDFMVFLNWDALPWYWTGFDLFPFALLMALVVPGVLAFVFGWFAFRSRVTGVYLSIITQAMTFALMLAFFRNDMGFGGNNGLTDFKDLLGFDLQADATRAGLFAASALTLAGALLLAIALTSSKLGQVLIAVRDAESRTRFIGYRVEHYKLFVWTLSAMMAGLAGALYVPQVGIINPGEFAPANSIEAVIWVAVGGRGTLIGPILGAGLVNFAKSWFTAALPEFWLFALGGLFVVVTLFLPKGIVGLAVSLKARATRKPARTDSGRDTDAPASTDSRQAAE, via the coding sequence ATGATGCACCGCTATCTTGCCGGCGGGCTGACCGGCGGACGCCTCGCCCTGCTGATCGCCCTCGTGGCGCTCGCCATCCTCGTGCCCGCGCTCAATCTGGCCCTGCCCGAGAGCCATCCGCTGCATGTGCCCACCTATGCCGTCACCTTGATGGGCAAATATCTCACCTATGCGCTGCTGGCGCTGGCGCTCGATCTGGTGTGGGGCTATTGCGGCATTCTCTCGCTCGGCCATGCCGCCTTCTTCGCGCTCGGCGGCTATGCCATGGGCATGTATCTGATGCGCCAGATCGGATCGCGCGGCGTCTATGGCGACCCGCTGCTGCCCGACTTCATGGTGTTCCTGAACTGGGACGCCCTGCCCTGGTACTGGACCGGCTTCGATCTCTTTCCGTTCGCGCTGCTGATGGCGCTCGTCGTGCCGGGGGTGCTCGCCTTCGTCTTCGGCTGGTTCGCCTTCCGCTCGCGGGTGACCGGCGTGTATCTGTCGATCATCACACAGGCGATGACCTTCGCGCTGATGCTCGCCTTCTTCCGCAACGACATGGGCTTCGGCGGCAACAACGGGCTCACCGACTTCAAGGACCTGCTCGGCTTCGACCTGCAGGCGGATGCGACCCGCGCCGGCCTGTTCGCGGCTTCCGCCCTGACGCTCGCCGGCGCGCTGCTGCTCGCCATCGCGCTCACCTCCTCCAAGCTCGGCCAGGTGCTGATCGCCGTGCGCGACGCGGAAAGCCGCACCCGCTTCATCGGCTACCGTGTGGAGCACTACAAGCTCTTCGTGTGGACGCTCTCGGCCATGATGGCGGGGCTTGCCGGCGCGCTCTACGTGCCGCAGGTCGGCATCATCAATCCCGGCGAATTCGCCCCGGCCAACTCCATCGAGGCGGTGATCTGGGTCGCCGTCGGCGGGCGCGGCACGCTGATCGGCCCGATCCTGGGGGCCGGCCTCGTCAACTTCGCGAAGAGCTGGTTCACCGCCGCCCTGCCGGAGTTCTGGCTGTTCGCGCTTGGCGGGCTCTTCGTCGTCGTCACGCTGTTCCTGCCCAAGGGGATCGTCGGCCTCGCCGTGTCCCTGAAGGCGCGCGCAACGCGCAAGCCCGCACGGACCGACTCGGGCCGGGACACGGACGCCCCCGCGTCCACCGACAGCCGCCAGGCCGCGGAGTAA